AGGCTTATGACCGTACTACCTGGCAACCTTTTATCCGTGAACTTTTTGGTAGTGGTACATACTACACAAATCCTGAACCGGTTTTTTTACCTGCAAATGAACTTGCCGATAAAGCTGTTGAACTAGGTTCCTTTATGACTACCGACAACCGGCAGATTGGCTTGTTTGAAGTTCAGCTAAAAGTCGGTGTTCGCATTGAAGGTAGGCGGGTTGGCCTACGGCAGTTACTCAAATCAATGTATAAGCTGGTAGATGGGGCGCTGGTCGTCTTTATATGTGATGACGGTACATGGCGGTTTTCCTATGTCTCCGAAATATTTACTTACGACGCCAGCGGTAATCAGCAAGAGCTTAAAACGGAACCTAAACGATTTACGTATGCACTAGGTCGTGGTAAAAATACGCGTACTGCCGCCGACCGATTTTACGAATTAGCCCAACGGCGGGCTACAGGTGTTCTGCTTGATGACTTGCGCCGAGCTTTTTCAGTCGAGACGCTGACAAAAGAGTTTTACCGAGAATTGTCAGACTGGTACTTTTGGGCTCTGCAACACGTACGTTTTCCTGAAGACGCAGAAACGAATACTGATATACGTAATGCAACTAATACCATCCGGCTAATTACTCGGTTAATATTTGTTTGGTTTCTCAAGCAAAAAAAGCAAAATGGGGGCTTAATCCCAGATGACTTGTTTGACCGTGATGTCATTGCCAAACTGATTAAAGGGTTTCGGCCTGATAAGGATACACTATTTACGTCTACAGGTGAAGGGGATAAAACGGGCAGTACCTATTATAAAGCCATTCTACAAAATCTATTCTTTGCTACCTTAAACACAGAGATGACGGGCGACAACCGCAAGTTCATCAGCCGTCAATATGGTGTACAGGAGTTTTACCGCTATGAGCGTTACTTTCAGGATGTAGAACGTTTTTTGGAGTTGACCCAACCCGTACCATTTTTGAACGGTGGCTTGTTCGAGAATCTTGACCGGAACGTGGGTGAGCCAAATGAGATACGTATCGACTGCTTCTCTAACAAACGCGACAATGAAGAGCGATTGGCCGTACCGGATTTTCTCTTTTTCGGCGAAGATGTCGTTGACTTAAGTAGTATCTACGATGATAAAAAGCGCAAAGCCGTGCGTGTCCGGGGTTTAATTCGCATCCTGAATAGTTACAATTTTACCATTGAGGAAAATACACCAACTGAAATTGAAGTAGCACTTGATCCTGAACTGCTAGGTAAAGTATTCGAAAACCTGTTGGCCAGTTACAACCCTGAAACTCGGACTACCGCCCGCAAACAGACCGGCTCATTCTATACGCCACGCGAAGTAGTTGAGTACATGGTTGACGAGGGGCTAAAAGTTCAATTGGCTCGCAAGTTGACACAGGCAGGGCCGTTGGCATACGCTGAACCAGGTAGCAAGCAAACCCAATTATTTGGTAATGAAGTCAAACGTGGTCAGCTTTCCATGGTGGCAGAGGTGGCTACAGCTGTGGTTATGGATGAAACTGAAGCCATTGAACAGTTAACGGAATTATTCCGGTACGACTCAGAGGCCAATCCATTTGATTCCGAAACATCACGTGTACTGACCGAGACACTGTGCGCCTGCCGAATTTTCGATCTAGCATGTGGCTCTGGAGCGTTTCCGATGGGAGTTTTGCAACGTATGGTGCATCTACTCAGAAAGCTAGATCCGCAAAACGATTATCTAAGGGAGCTGCAACTTCGTCCAGTTATGAAGGAGATCGAGCAGGCTATACGTAAAGGGGGAGGGGGGCCAGTTGCAGACTTACAAAGCCAAGTTCAGGATATCATTCGTACGTTTAATGAAAATACAGATGATTATGGCCGTAAGCTATTCTTAATTGAAAACTGCTTGTACGGAGCGGATATTCAGCCCATCGCCGTACAAATCTGTAAGCTAAGGTTTTTCATATCATTAGTAGTTGAGCAACAACCTGATGCAGCTAAACCTAATTTAGGTATTCGGCCATTACCTAATCTGGAAACAAAATTTGTGGCGGCTAATACACTAATTGGTCTGGAGAGACAGGGGGGATTGATTCGTGATCTGCGAGTGGAAGCACTCGAAAAAGATTTAGAAGATGTGCGCCATAAGCACTTTCGTGCTCGATCGGCTGTGACCAAGAAGAAGTATCGTGACCAGGATAACGAGCTTCGTAATCAGATCGCTGATTTACTAAAAGCGAGCGGTTGGAAAACGGCCACTGCGGATCAAATTGCCGCTTGGAACCCCTATGATCAAAATACTCATGCCAGTTTCTTCGACGCTGAATGGATGTTTGGTATTACAGATGGATTTGATCTGGTGATAGGAAACCCACCTTACGTGCAGTTACAGAAGTTAGGTAAGGTGACTGATCAACTTCAGAAACAAGGCTACCAAACGTTTGTGCGTACTGGTGATTTATACTGCCTATTTTATGAAGCAGGCATGAATGCGCTCCGAAAAAATGGCGTATTATCATTCATTACATCGAACAAGTGGATGAAAGCAGGCTATGGCCAGGCGTTACGCAAATTCCTTACCGATAAGTGCAACCCTCTCAAGTTAATCGACTTTGGCGGCTACCAGGTGTTTGATGCAACGGTTGATACAAATATTTTAATTATTGAAAAAGCTCCATATCAAAAGCAAACGTATGGAACAGTCATTACACGGGACTTTGAGAAACTAGCCAATATCAGCGTTTTCTTTCAGCTTAATTCACAATTGATCCCCCTTGGCTCGCCTGAGGTTGGCTGGGTTATTCTATCACCTGCTGAAACGCGCATCAAACGCAAGATTGAAGAAGTCGGTAAGCCGCTAAAAGAATGGGATGTTAACATCTACCGTGGTATACTCACCGGATACAATGATGCTTTTATCATTAACGGGAATATCAAAGACCAGCTATTACAAAAATGTCCAGAAGCTGCTGAAATAATACGTCCGGTTCTGCGAGGCCGGGATATTAAAAGATATAAAGCCAATTTTGAGGATTTATGGCTTCTTTATATACCTTGGCATTTTCCAATACAAAATGATGAGTCAATCAATGGTAATTCGTTAGTTGCAGAGCAGCAATTCAAGCTTCACTATCCAGCGGTTTATGAACATTTATCGAGATACAAAAAGCAATTACTAGAGAGAAATCCTGCCGAAACATGTATACGTTATGAGTGGTATGCAATGCAACGGTTTGGTGCAAATTATGTTGAAGATTTTTCCAAACGGAAGATAATATGGGGTAATCTGAACGTTGAAGCCACCTTCAGTTTAGACGAACTAGGAAGTTATATACTAGCCCCTTGTAATTTGTTGACATCTAAGAACCAAGATATTGAATATCTGCTCATTTTGTTAAACTCACCAGTCACGACTTATTTCATGAAAAATCAAGGATATAGCCGTGAGGGAGGATACGTCGAGTACAAACGGATTTTTCTTGAGCAACTACCTATTCCAGTTGCAGATTTACAAACGCTAAAACTGTGTAGAGATCTAGCGTCAAGTTTAAGTATGGTAACATTGAGTAAAAGTCTGACTGATGAAATTGAGCAAGAAGCTGCTGAGATCGCCATTAAAAAATATGGACTTACACTAGATGAAAAGAGCTATTTATTCAAAGTGGCCAAGAAGATTTAACTACAGTAACTTCTTCTTTAGAAAGATCATACATATCGTAAAAAATCAGGTCCAATTCGTTTTCTAGCTCTGCTGTGTTCAAATTCTCCTCTTTACGAGCAAGAATCTGATCAACATAAGCACAGAATTCTTTTTCAAGTGTTTCGGACGGCTTTATTACTTTAATCTGCTCAAAAAAGACTTTTCGTAGCTCACGTCTGTCTTCCCCAAGATCTGGAAAGCTTGTTTTGTAAACAGATTTAAAAAGTGTCGAATTAAAGAAGGCAACAAGATATTTTAAATGTGTACCAACCATGAAAAACGTTTTATTATTCAGATAGTAGCCGCTATCGTCATAGACAAAAGGGAGAAACTTTGTAATTTCTGGATATATAATCTTAGGCTTCTCTAAATCTAGTAGATAGGCGCAATTACGTAAATTAGTCCAATGACTACCCTGATCTTCACGTGTCTCAATCAATGGTTTAAATTTTTGCTGATTCAAGTACTCGAAAATAGCTGGGTAATCTCTTTCAACATTAATCCTATCAAGCTTTAAACTACGCTGGCCATTGTGAGTATTTATAAGCCATAAATCCTCAAAATTGGCTTTATATCTTTTAATATCCCGGCCTCGCAGAACCGGACGTATTAACTCAGCAGAATTTGCATCTCTTCTTATCAACTCGTCCTTAGTTTGGCCACTAATGATGAAAGCATCATTAAACCCCGTTTTGATGCCATAGTTAATTTGTATATCCCATTCTTTCAGAGGTCTCCCTGATTCTTCTATCTTCCACTTAATCCGTGTCTCAGCCGGAGACAAAATTACCCAACCGGTTTCTGAATTTGTAAACGCAGTTGGTTGCCCATTAAGCTGAAAGAAAACGCTAACCCGACAAACGGCTCAAGAATTGCATACATAAACTATGACACACTATAAATTCAACAATTTATGCATAACTAAAGGGAATCTACAGATTGAACACTGTTTATATTGGAAAGAATCTATATTCAGTTTTTCTTAACATTCCCTACGATGCTATTTGCCTATATCCGCGTTAGTACAGACCGCCAAAACACCGAAAACCAACGCTTTGAGTTGGAACGTTTCTCTAAAGAACGAAACTGGATCGTTGACACCTGGACCGAAGAAACGGTAAGCTCAACCGAGAAACTAGAGAGTCGAAAGCTGTTCGGCCTATTGAACTACCTGCGCAGAGGAGATATCCTAATCGTCACCGAGTTGTCCCGCCTTGGTCGTAACCTCATGCAGATCATGAACATCCTGCATCATTGCATGGAGAAAGAAATCCTGATCTATACTGCCAAGGAACGCTACGAATTAGGTAATAACATCAACTCAAAAGTCCTCGCCTTCGCTTTTGGTCTTTCAGCCGAGATTGAGCGCAATCTAATCTCCCAGCGTACCAAAGAAGCCCTTGCTCGTCGAAAGGCGGAAGGGAAGATATTGGGCCGTCCTAAAGGTAAAAAGTCAAAAACGCAGAAATTGACGGGCAAGGAAGAGGAAATAAAAAAACTGCTAGAAAAGCGAATATCCGTATGCGGTATTAGTCGAATTTTAGGTGTACATCGTATGACGTTGAGTGCTTATATTAAAACGCATAAGATAAAAGCAGCATAATTGTAGAAATGCAATCAAGCTTCAAAAGCCACTAAAGATTTAAACTCTTAAATCATTGACCTCTCCTTTTATCAGCACATTGACGCAACCTGGTTTGCTAAATGTTCTCAATACTGCCCGGCAACAACTTATATATGCTGCACCCGGTATTTCAACCGATATTGCAAAGGTGTTGGTTACCTTAAGAAACCAAGGTATTAAAGTGAAAGTCATTATTGATCCTGCTGAGGAATCGTTCCGAAACAGCTATGGAGAATTAAAGGCGATACAAATAATCCAGCAGGGGAACTGTGAAGTTTTGGAAGTTCCTGGAAACAGAGTCTCTTTTGTCCTCGTCGACAATGCCGGCTACTTACTGTTTAACCAGAGCTTAGCACTCGAAGAGCAGGGACCAGGCACGAATGCTGTTCAACTGAATTCAGTCCAGCAACAACAACTCTTGCTGCATTTCTTCCCACCTCGCAACGTGTTCGAGGCTACCCAGCGCATTCGGGACCTACAGCAGGCCGTCCAGAATGCGCCGATTGACATCAATCAGCTTACGACGGAAGTGGACACTCGTATTGGGGAATCGGTGGCCTGTCCACTTAACTCAGTAATTTTTAAAGAGGTGGAGAAGAACTTGACAGATAACCCACCCGTACACCCCGACCGTCGACGGCAGATTATGATCTATACGTCAAAATTTCAGTTTGTTGAGCTGGAGTTCAAAGGCGCTAATCTCACTTATAAGCGTGTGGATATACCCAAAGACGTGCTGCCGGTCCGGGATAAGCGGCTGAAAGATGCGTTGGAAACAAAGTTGAAGATTTTGGAAACGCAAGATAATCTGCCCAAATCATGGCTAACGCTTAAGGACAACGTAGAGAAGACCCGTGAAGAATTTTTAGTCAAGATTATTACGGCTAACAAGAATGTATTAAATCTTAGCCGAAAGAAAGCGTTTACTGAAGCGATTGTTGCACTAGAACAAACCGTTGCTAGTGCTAAGCAGGAGTTAGCCAGCTTTCTTATGGCCGAAATTAAACAGACCAAAAATCGCTTTGTACAAACACTCCTGAACTTTTTTACTGATAATCCGCCCGATGAATTGCGTTTGTTTGTCGATGATGTAAACTACCTGACGTATTTAAAAGATTACGCTGAAGACATCATCCGAAAGATTAACTTTCCCAAGCCAGCTGCGGAAATGGAAAAAATTACCTTCTCCGTGCGCTATTACGATGTGACCTGGGAGGATTTGAACAGTGAACAGTTTTTGAAGGAACTAAATACTAAAGGACTTATCACAGATCAAGACTTTACACAGCTACGCGAAACAGAGCAAGTCTTTAAGAGCAGAAAATGATTAGATTCCCATGATAAATTAGCATCTATGTTTGGAACCAAACCTATTAAAAATAAAATATTTAGCCTCAACGACATCTTCATTTAAATGGCCACGCTTGACAACCTTTCTAAAAACTATTCAACACTGATTCAGGAAATAGAGTCAGGACAAATTAAGATTCCACAGTTTCAACGAAACTTCGTCTGGGAAAAAAGACAATCAGCGCAATTGTTAGATAGTATGTTGAAAGGTTACCCAATAGGAACATTTATTTTCTGGCGTACTGATGAAGAATTACGAGCAGTTCGTAACGTTGGTAACATCCCCCTACCAATGCAAGGGAAAAACGAGTATGTTAATTATGTGCTTGATGGTCAACAGCGTATTACGTCTTTCTTCGCTGCTATTAAGGGAACACAAATTGTACGGGATGAAAAACGGCTGGACGACTTTTCCAGTATTTATGTTGATCTGACGGCAGAAGCAGATAAAGAGATTGTCACCATTGATTTAACGGATCGTAACCCATCTTTCTGTATAAAGGTTAACGAATTGATGACTGGCGATTTCACATTGCTGTTACAAAGGATGACACAAATGTCACCTGAATTGCACCCAAAAGTAAATGAGTACCGGAATCTCCTAACTGGCTACCAATTTAATATTATTCTGCTTAAGAACGCGTCAATCTCGGTAGCAACAGAGGTTTTTACCCGCTTGAATGTAGGGGGTAAAGCGTTGTCATTATTCGAAATTATGGTGGCTAAGACATATTTGGCACCTGATTTGGCCTATCCGAGCACGGTTGGCTTCGATCTGGCAGTTCAATACGAACAATTACTCGCCGAACTTCGCCCAGCTCAGTATGACACATTGGCTCCTGCGACTGTATTGCAGGCTGTTTCCATGTTGGCTGTTAAAGGATGTACCAGAAAACAGATTTTGGAAATTGACAAGCATAAGTTTATTGAAACATGGCCACGAATGGTAAGAAGTCTTAAACTATCAGTGGACTTTTTGCGTGATTACGGTGTAACCGTATCTGAATTACTGCCTTATAATGCTTTATTGGTGCCGCTTTGTTACTTTTTTGATCGTCATCCAATGCGTCCAGATGGTGAAATGCTCAGGCGTATCGAAGACTATTTCTGGCGTTGCTCCTTAGGTACGCGCTACTCATCAGCGGTCGAAAACAAACTCCTCAGCGACGTAGAAAAGATCGATAAAATTCTAGTTAATGAGCAGCCACGTTATGAATGGTCGGTTGATATTTCTCCCGATGCGATCACTCGGGATGGTTGGTTTAGTGCAAGCCGCAGTTATATAAAAGCTATTTTGTGCCTATTGGCAAAACAACATCCACGTTCGTTTAAGACAAATTTGGAGGTTCGGATTGATAATGCCTGGCTTAGTAAATCGACTTCCAAAAACTATCACCATTTTTTCCCAAAAGCTTTTCTACATAAAAACACCCCAGAGTTTGATGCATGGCGGGCTAACCATATAGCAAACATTACCATTGTAGATGATTATTTAAATAAGAATGATATACGCACGAAAGCACCTGCAGGGTACATAGCTGATTTCAGTACTGCCAACGCGTATATGAACCAGACATTAGAAACCCATCTAATTGGTAATCAAGAAGAATTTGGAATAACTGATAATGATTATGAACGATTTTTTGCCGCTCGCGTCCAGAGGATATCCAACTGTCTAAATGCGCTGCTTATTCAACAAACAACAGACAATCAAATTCAGGTTGAAGCATTAGAGGAAGATGAGGAAATTGAAACGTTGGAAGATTAGGTATTATAACTCAGCTTTCATTATACAAAATAGCTTATTCTAAGAACTATAACCTCAGGCCTTCTGGCAAAAAGCATCTAGCTGTATGTCAAATTGTTTAGGTTGGCATGAATTGAATATAACTTATTAGTTACATTGAAATGCTAAAAAAAACGTTCAAAAAAGTCTTCAATTAAGTAAAAATCATGAACTACATAAATGAACGGTTTTTCTGGACGCAAAAAGGGCCGTTTCAAGCCACTTCCCTCCTCCCCGACCACCGTTCAGAAAAACGTCCGTGACTGTTGCACAATGCTAATAGCCTAGTATTGAGATAGATGCCTATCTTGGCGTATGGTAGGCAAAAAACAAACCGCTCCCCAACAAGTTCATAGTCTGCTTCTTGACCAATGTGTTCCCCAGCAGAATCTATATCGGCGGCTCAAACAGGCTATTGATCTGACATTTTTGTACGAAACGGTCAAACCGTATTATGGTAAATGCGGCCAAAAGTCGATTGATCCCATTTCATTCGTTAAACTAATGCTGGTGGGGCATTTGGAAAACCTCACTTCGGATCGAGCGATCATTCGCTGTTGCCAACTCCGATTGGACATCCTGTATTTCTTAGACTACGAGTTGGGTGAGGCCTTACCCTGGCATAGTACCCTATCGCGCACTCGGCAGCGACTGCCCGAAAAAGTGTTCGAACGGTGTTTTGAGTATGTGTTGACACAGTGTATTGAACTTGGGCTGGTTGATGGGCATACTCAGGCCATTGATGCTGCTTTCGTGGAAGCCAATGCTTCCTTAGATAAGTTAGAAGCCAAACCCTTAGCTAAGTGGACACTGGAGAAAAATGAGCAGCCCCTGGTTGATGCTTCGGACCGGCTATCTTTTGATAAGACTAACCAGTACGTTAACCCTAAGAAAGTGACTCGCAATAATCGAGTCTATTACAGCCCAAACGATCCGCAGGCCTGCTTGGCCACTAAGCCCAACAAGGCCTTCCGGCTCTATTACCTGGCCAGTATGGCTGTTGATTGTTCTCATCATGTGATCACTCACATTCAAGCCGACTTCGCGGATGAGAAAGATTCACGCCATCTAATGACCATCGTTGATCGAACCAGCAGGCGGTTATCAAGTCTGGACTTATCATTACGCTGTGTACTGGCGGATGCCGGTTTCAGCTCAGGGGAAAATTATGCCGCTTTAGAGAAACGACATATTGAGGCTTATATCCCTTTGTTTGGTCGCTACAATCGGGTTCGTGATCCGTTCACCTATGAGCCCTGGCAAGATCAATATCGCTGTAGTTATGGGGCTGTTTTACGCAATCACGGGATTGAGATGGCAGGTGGGTATGGCAATTATCAGTATATAGCCAGTTTTAGTGCGTGTCAAAACTGTCCCATTAAAGAAAGTTGTTGCGGCAAACGGGATCGTAAATCCTTGAGTGTGACGATGTATTACCGGGAATATGAGCGAATGGTGGCTCGCCTGGCGAGTGCGAAGGGAAAGCAGTTGAAAAGGCGACGTAGTGCGGTGGTTGAGCCCGTTTTCGGGAGCTTGCTAAACTACTTTGGGATGCATCGGACTTCAAGCAAAGGCAAAACGGGTGCTCACAAGCGGATGGTAATGGCGGCAACGGCCTACAATCTCAAGAAGTGGCTGTTGGCCAAGCGTGGGCCTAAGGTAGTTACTCAGGTGTTGGCTTTGCACCCAGAGGACTCTTTTTTGACTTTATGGGACGAGTTACTTCAGCAGCCTATTTATTCCTAAAAGGGTTGTGCAACAGTCACGTCCATTATTTTTAGAACATGACCGTCGTGTATCGTCCTGAAAAATGTTGACCGTTGTCCGATCCTGAAAATAAGTTGTCAGTTTTTGGGTCAAAAATTATTCGTCAATCTTAATCCTGATATAGCATTGTCAAAGTAGATAAAAGCCATGGAATTAACCAAATTGGCCTTGGTCCCGGACAACCTTGGACCGTTTATAGACCTTCGGCTTCCAGTGCTTTTTCAGCGGGTGCTCGCTCTGATGAGCCATCACTGGAGTCAGGTATCCACAGCTCATGTGGGGACGCAGATGGTTGTAATTATAAATACTTTTATGAACCGCCTTCTCAGCCTCCTCAAAAGTAACAAACACTCGGTTCAGCCGGAAATCCGTCTTTAGAATTCCATTTACCCGTTCCGCGATGGCGTTTTCATAAGGGTCGCCTTGCTGCGTCATACTAATCAAAATATTCGCCCCTTTCAACTTGCGAACATAGTCAAAACTACAGTATTGGCTGCCTCGATCAGAATGATGGATCAGTTCTCCTTCCCTTTCCAAATGAGTTAATAAGGCCATATCCAAGGCCTTTAGACTTCCTTCCGCCGTTAAGAAAGGATGCAAGCAGTACCCCACAATCAGCTTTGAATAAGCATCGGTTATCAGCGATAAATAGCCGAATCCTAAGCCAATATATAGGTAGGTAATATCACTCACCCAGACCTGCCGGGGAGCTGTTATCACCCTATCAATAAGCAAGTTAGGGTATTTTTGTAAGCGATGATTGGAATCGGTGGTCTGGGGCGTCTGCCGACCTTGCCGGATAACCATAGCATGATTGTATAAGATTTTATGCAACTTATCACGGCCTAATTTGATGCCACTTTTAGCCAACGGTTCGGCCAGCAGAAGATGTAATTTTCGGGTTCCCAAACCAGGCACATCTCGCCTAAGCGCCGTCACTAGGTCCAATATTAACATCGATTGGCTCACCGATCGCTGGGCGCGTTGTTTTCGAGCGTGAAATGCTTGTCGGCTCACACCAAACAGTCGGCAAAGGCTTCCGACACTCACCTTTGCTATCTCGTTTTCACGAAGGTTTAGGACCGTTTGGTGCCAGACTTTTTTCTGATCGGTACGTTTAATTCTTTTTCAGCGGTCTCAATCATCGTGTTGAGCGCCAGGATCAACAGATTGGCTTGCTGTAGAGTCTGTTCCAACTCCTCATTTCGCTGTTTTAAAGCGGCCATGTCGCGTTTTTGTGCTTGCTTCATAGCAGGTAAAGTTAGTAGACCCGTCTTCATCTTCTGGCGATAGAGTTGGACCCAGCTGCGTATGCTATGGCCACTGTGAATCCCTAAATCAGCCATTACTTGGCTTACTTCTTCTCCACCAAAGAGGATACGAAATACGGCAGTCTCTCGGAGCTGCTCGCTGTATTGAAAGCGACTTAACAGGTCGCGAATGTGGTCTTCCATAGTTGTCGATTTTGGGTGAAAATCTGACAACCTATATCAGGATAAGACACCTCCTGTTTATTTTGAACGGTTGTCCTTTTCGTCCCTCGTTATCATCGGTTCGTCCTCAGCATAATGGTCGGCTGTTTTTCCAGGTTTCCTTTGTCGTATTTTAGCCTGGCCACGTAGGCTTTATGCTAATTCATTTGGTAATGGAAACGGATTATTTCTCTCTCCGCTTAACAACCCTAACGGCTGATTTAAGCCTGACTGCTGAGCAACTGGAGTCATCGCTTACCGCTGCACGAAAGTCCTTTGAAGATCAGCGCCGACAAGGAGCGGATGTACATCAAGCGCTGGAAATCGCGGAGGCTACCCTACAGGAAACGATTCAGCCCACCGTTCAGGCAGCCAGTCGCTTAAAAGATATATTAGCCAATGATTTTATCCAGGTACCAGCACTGGCCTATCCACCCCATTTCGGTCAGCTACTCCAGCAGTTGATGCCAGCGCTAGCCGGATCTCAAACCCGCCTAACGGATGCCTATCTGGTTGGTTTAGTACTGGATTATCAAACCAAGCACCTCCCCGACAATGGCATTTAACCACCGCGCGCACTTAACTGCCAATCTGGAAGCGCTACGCTTGGCGTTTCTCGTAGATCAGCAACGAAAAGCCGGTAAACAAGCCGAACTGACTCCCCAGCAACGGAACACCTTGACGGCATACAGTGGTTTTGGTGCCCTGAAAGCCGTCCTTCAATCCGTCGACGACGACAGGCTGTGGACCAGTTCGCTGGATATGCAACTTCGACCGGGGGTGCAGCAGCTCCATGAGTTAATCAAGGAGCAGGCAGGAAACCGGGCGGACGAATTTCTATCGGGCATCCGTAACAACGTTCTATCCGGCTTTTATACTCCTCCCCAATTGGTGGAATCTCTCGGCCGCGAACTGGCCCTCAGATTGGGCGATGAACCCATTCAATATCTGGACCCATCGGCCGGTACGGGTATTTTCCCGCAAGGGCTCGCTACAACTGGGCTATCCATTGGCTCAGCACAGCTTATTGAAAAAGACCCGGCAACGGCGTTGATTTTGCAAGCACTTTATCCGCAACATACAGTTGAAAATAAAGGATTTGAGGAAAGTGGCCGACGGCTTAATGACCGCTTCGATTTGGTGGCCAGTAACATCCCTTTCGGCAATGTGGCCATCTGGGATGAGGCACTGGCTAACAGCAAAGACAAACAGCGCCGTTCGGCCTGCGCCCGACTGCATACCTACTTCAGCGTAAAAAGCGTCGATTGTCTACGGGAAGGGGGCGTGGCCGCTCTGCTAACGACGGATGCCCTTCTAAATTCACCGGCAAATGAGCCGATTCGTCAGTACCTGATGACCACTTGTGACCTGGTATCGGCGGTACGTTTACCGCACAACCTGTTCACCGATTACGCCGGCACCAGCGTCGGTAGCGACTTAATCCTGCTTCAGAAACGAAACGGTAAAACGACGCTTACCGCTCAGGAAAAGCGATTTGTCAGATCTGTAACCGGGCCGGCTAGTATCATCACAAATGAGTTGTTTCTGAATGGAAATAACATTGTGAGCACCAGCCAAAAGTACGGAACGGATCAATATGGTAAAGCCGCCCTTCTATATACCCATGACGGCGGTATGGACGAAATCGCTTGGCAGGTTGGTCGGCTCGTTGGTCATGATATGACTCAACATTTCCGTCAGAAGCGTTTCGAACAGATGCGGAACGCGACGGACTTGGTGCAAACCATCCCTCAACGTACATCGCCTAATCGGGCAAAGGACCGTACCCCGATACAGGAAAAAACTGGCCCCTCCCCTGCTCCTTTATTCGTACAAGGGGAATTATTTGCGCAATCCGGTCCACAGGTGTTCACTCCGCCAGCTCCTCGCCCGCTAACGGTGGAACTGGAAGCCTTTCATCAAGCAGGGAGTCTAATCGACCAACAAGGAGAAGTAGGCCGACTATCCCCTGATGAGAAAATACTTCTGCCACTTCCAGGCCAGGTCGACCATCCGCGCTTGAGTGCAATGCTCCAAGTTAGGGATGCTTACGAACGACTTTATCGCCAGGAAACCCAAACTCAGCAGCCTCAGGCTGAATTGCGACTCGCTCTTAATACAGCTTATGGCTTGTTTATTACTCGCTACGGGCCAATCAACACAAGCGCTAATGCGGGTCT
Above is a window of Spirosoma sp. SC4-14 DNA encoding:
- a CDS encoding TaqI-like C-terminal specificity domain-containing protein, with the protein product MSPAETRIKWKIEESGRPLKEWDIQINYGIKTGFNDAFIISGQTKDELIRRDANSAELIRPVLRGRDIKRYKANFEDLWLINTHNGQRSLKLDRINVERDYPAIFEYLNQQKFKPLIETREDQGSHWTNLRNCAYLLDLEKPKIIYPEITKFLPFVYDDSGYYLNNKTFFMVGTHLKYLVAFFNSTLFKSVYKTSFPDLGEDRRELRKVFFEQIKVIKPSETLEKEFCAYVDQILARKEENLNTAELENELDLIFYDMYDLSKEEVTVVKSSWPL
- a CDS encoding master DNA invertase Mpi family serine-type recombinase: MLFAYIRVSTDRQNTENQRFELERFSKERNWIVDTWTEETVSSTEKLESRKLFGLLNYLRRGDILIVTELSRLGRNLMQIMNILHHCMEKEILIYTAKERYELGNNINSKVLAFAFGLSAEIERNLISQRTKEALARRKAEGKILGRPKGKKSKTQKLTGKEEEIKKLLEKRISVCGISRILGVHRMTLSAYIKTHKIKAA
- a CDS encoding TaqI-like C-terminal specificity domain-containing protein; this encodes MTKDAILNLLQKAYDRTTWQPFIRELFGSGTYYTNPEPVFLPANELADKAVELGSFMTTDNRQIGLFEVQLKVGVRIEGRRVGLRQLLKSMYKLVDGALVVFICDDGTWRFSYVSEIFTYDASGNQQELKTEPKRFTYALGRGKNTRTAADRFYELAQRRATGVLLDDLRRAFSVETLTKEFYRELSDWYFWALQHVRFPEDAETNTDIRNATNTIRLITRLIFVWFLKQKKQNGGLIPDDLFDRDVIAKLIKGFRPDKDTLFTSTGEGDKTGSTYYKAILQNLFFATLNTEMTGDNRKFISRQYGVQEFYRYERYFQDVERFLELTQPVPFLNGGLFENLDRNVGEPNEIRIDCFSNKRDNEERLAVPDFLFFGEDVVDLSSIYDDKKRKAVRVRGLIRILNSYNFTIEENTPTEIEVALDPELLGKVFENLLASYNPETRTTARKQTGSFYTPREVVEYMVDEGLKVQLARKLTQAGPLAYAEPGSKQTQLFGNEVKRGQLSMVAEVATAVVMDETEAIEQLTELFRYDSEANPFDSETSRVLTETLCACRIFDLACGSGAFPMGVLQRMVHLLRKLDPQNDYLRELQLRPVMKEIEQAIRKGGGGPVADLQSQVQDIIRTFNENTDDYGRKLFLIENCLYGADIQPIAVQICKLRFFISLVVEQQPDAAKPNLGIRPLPNLETKFVAANTLIGLERQGGLIRDLRVEALEKDLEDVRHKHFRARSAVTKKKYRDQDNELRNQIADLLKASGWKTATADQIAAWNPYDQNTHASFFDAEWMFGITDGFDLVIGNPPYVQLQKLGKVTDQLQKQGYQTFVRTGDLYCLFYEAGMNALRKNGVLSFITSNKWMKAGYGQALRKFLTDKCNPLKLIDFGGYQVFDATVDTNILIIEKAPYQKQTYGTVITRDFEKLANISVFFQLNSQLIPLGSPEVGWVILSPAETRIKRKIEEVGKPLKEWDVNIYRGILTGYNDAFIINGNIKDQLLQKCPEAAEIIRPVLRGRDIKRYKANFEDLWLLYIPWHFPIQNDESINGNSLVAEQQFKLHYPAVYEHLSRYKKQLLERNPAETCIRYEWYAMQRFGANYVEDFSKRKIIWGNLNVEATFSLDELGSYILAPCNLLTSKNQDIEYLLILLNSPVTTYFMKNQGYSREGGYVEYKRIFLEQLPIPVADLQTLKLCRDLASSLSMVTLSKSLTDEIEQEAAEIAIKKYGLTLDEKSYLFKVAKKI